From one Paenibacillus sp. FSL K6-1330 genomic stretch:
- a CDS encoding EndoU domain-containing protein, translating to MTQTIEYMRSISDELKRIAYRFILVDEELLPLALVGSKEEPKTWLEEAWGSLKELGNGIMAASNERYDKRYSSVWSFLDYWTAGVPKGAYQGYVERADKLFDSPNHFANGKTFGVHGTIREAIFPINAWSTEHVASIIGAAGIATGATVPLMKPKDILSPSVKYEVRKGNDGLKHDSSGDGGGTPKKAEGSGEVGKVIPTNSTVISPEMKDKILEGQRKNPNKNDLIGGHSPEITNRNPNYAVEEISINPDGTRKVRFTTQFLDGNLSKIKTSTLFPESWTEEQILNSITNVGNAPAISTRLRDGATWHRAVVNGVEIDVIKAGENVTSGYPTGTVNASRPAGF from the coding sequence ATGACCCAGACGATTGAATATATGAGATCAATTAGTGATGAATTAAAACGCATTGCTTATAGATTTATATTAGTAGATGAAGAACTATTACCTCTTGCTCTGGTAGGCAGCAAAGAGGAGCCCAAGACTTGGCTTGAAGAGGCCTGGGGCAGCTTGAAAGAATTAGGAAACGGAATAATGGCTGCTTCTAACGAGAGATATGATAAACGGTATTCTTCGGTGTGGAGCTTTTTGGATTACTGGACAGCTGGCGTACCCAAAGGTGCTTACCAAGGTTATGTGGAAAGGGCTGATAAGCTTTTTGATTCCCCGAATCACTTCGCCAATGGTAAGACCTTTGGAGTACATGGAACTATTAGAGAAGCCATTTTTCCTATAAATGCATGGTCTACAGAACATGTTGCTAGTATCATTGGAGCAGCAGGAATTGCTACGGGTGCAACAGTACCTCTTATGAAACCGAAAGATATATTGAGTCCATCTGTTAAATATGAAGTTAGAAAAGGTAATGATGGCTTGAAGCATGATTCGAGTGGAGATGGAGGAGGAACGCCGAAGAAAGCTGAGGGGTCAGGTGAGGTTGGTAAAGTTATACCAACAAACAGTACTGTTATTAGTCCAGAAATGAAAGATAAGATATTGGAGGGACAACGCAAAAACCCAAATAAGAATGACTTAATAGGTGGGCATTCTCCTGAAATCACTAACCGTAATCCAAATTATGCAGTTGAAGAGATCTCGATTAACCCTGATGGTACGAGAAAAGTAAGGTTTACCACACAATTCCTAGATGGAAATCTTTCTAAAATTAAAACAAGTACACTCTTTCCAGAGTCTTGGACTGAAGAACAAATTCTAAATAGCATAACTAATGTTGGTAATGCACCAGCTATTTCTACCAGGTTAAGAGATGGGGCAACTTGGCATAGAGCTGTTGTTAATGGTGTTGAAATTGATGTAATTAAAGCTGGTGAAAATGTGACCAGTGGTTATCCAACAGGAACAGTAAATGCATCTCGCCCAGCAGGTTTTTAA